In the Pogoniulus pusillus isolate bPogPus1 chromosome 4, bPogPus1.pri, whole genome shotgun sequence genome, one interval contains:
- the CD36 gene encoding platelet glycoprotein 4 isoform X2 gives MGCNRNCGLLSGAIIGAVLAIFGGVLIPVGDHLIGKAIKKEAVIANGTIAFQNWLVPGSSVYRQFWIFDVQNPSEVLERGARPKLEQRGPYTYRVRYLPKENITENSDGTISYMLPNVARFEPDMSVGTENDTFTVLNLAVVAAPSLYTNAFIQLLLNTWIKSSKSSMLQNRTVKELLWGYKDPFLNKIPFPVDPVLGVFYPYNGTSDGLYRVYTGTEDITKTAIIESYKAKRNLSYWEGYCDLVNGTDGASFPPFVKKNQVLRFFSSDICRSIYGVFQSKQKVKGIPLYRFAVPREAFASPTEVEDNYCFCTDRAVSQNCTLAGVLDISACKAGRPVFISLPHFLHASDSILHDVEGLSPNEKEHETYLDVEPTTGFTLQFAKRLQVNLLVKPAPKIEALSKVNKSYVFPLLWLNESAVIGDEKAEMFRTKVTGPVYFLNVLQLSLLITGSVLFLAFMGSYFACRPTEMK, from the exons GAAGCTGTCATTGCAAATGGTACCATTGCTTTTCAAAATTGGCTTGTGCCAGGAAGTTCAGTTTACAGGCAGTTTTGGATCTTTGATGTGCAAAATCCTTCAGAGGTGTTAGAGAGAGGAGCGCGTCCAAAGCTTGAACAAAGAGGACCTTACACATACAG GGTGCGGTATTTACCCAAGGAGAACATCACGGAAAACTCCGATGGCACAATATCCTACATGCTGCCTAATGTTGCTCGTTTTGAGCCTGACATGTCTGTCGGGACAGAGAACGATACCTTCACAGTCCTCAACCTGGCTGTTGTT GCTGCACCTTCCTTGTATACAAACGCTTTTATACAGCTACTATTAAACACTTGGATTAAATCTTCTAAATCATCAATGCTGCAGAACAGAACAGTGAAAGAGCTGCTGTGGGGATACAAAGATCCTTTCTTAAACAAAATCCCCTTCCCTGTGGACCCAGTTCTAGGAGTCTTCTACCCG TATAATGGGACATCTGATGGACTTTACAGAGTCTATACTGGGACAGAAGATATTACAAAGACAGCAATAATTGAAAGCTATAAAGCCAAAAG GAATCTTTCATACTGGGAAGGTTACTGCGATTTGGTTAATGGCACAG ATGGGGCATCATTCCCACCATTTGTTAAGAAGAATCAGGTACTGCGCTTCTTCTCCTCCGACATTTGCAG GTCGATCTACGGAGTTTTCCAGAGCAAGCAGAAAGTGAAGGGAATCCCGCTGTACCGTTTCGCAGTTCCACGGGAAGCATTTGCATCACCTACTGAAGTTGAAGACAATTATTGTTTCTGTACAGATAGAGCTGTATCACAGAACTGCACATTAGCTGGAGTTCTAGACATTAGTGCCTGCAAAGCAG gaAGACCTGTATTCATCTCTCTTCCACATTTTCTTCATGCAAGTGACTCTATATTGCATGATGTTGAAGGCTTGAGCCCAAATGAGAAGGAGCATGAGACATATCTAGATGTAGAGCCT ACTACTGGCTTTACACTACAATTTGCAAAAAGACTGCAAGTAAACCTCCTTGTGAAGCCTGCACCAAAAATAGA AGCTTTATCAAAAGTTAACAAATCTTAtgtctttcctcttctttggcTAAATGAG TCAGCTGTTATTGGTGATGAGAAAGCAGAAATGTTCAGAACCAAAGTCACTGGGCCAGTCTACTTTTTGAATGTGCTGCAGCTGTCCTTACTGATCACAGGTTCTGTGCTGTTCCTGGCATTCATGGGTTCCTACTTCGCATGCAGACCAACGGAAATGAAATAG